One Oryza glaberrima chromosome 10, OglaRS2, whole genome shotgun sequence DNA segment encodes these proteins:
- the LOC127752721 gene encoding putative disease resistance RPP13-like protein 3, translating into MTASVVSSVLQRLGDLVIQEATFLSDVPRQVSSMKAELSQMQCFLNVVDAKCLEGNSMMKNLASNIQDVAYRVEEVIDNAHFIFRRRNTSVSKYTHIFGDSIDLREVGKNIQVIRKEISEIFERYNRYNAVNSSTSTEAQPIFREDEDFYAQRLVLPGLDQGMDIVGFDHEIAQIKSYLLDQNNMNLTVISIVGQAGAGKSTLAKLAYSSVITEGYFHKYGWVSISPKYSALEVLRDLVRQIRGTGKISERKSMHLNFYGETEVSKLLFDFLKEERYLIVLDDIWTTDTWDKIKSVFPDKGNGSRIILTTRDMEVGQHPKTKLQIHTPDLLDEDKSWELFQKKAFPHDVQFTELEVVGKKLSKKCNGLPLALVVLGCFLSRNHNIHTWEKMVASVDWEIMKKEGDVGRILALSYHNMSNNLKACFLYTASFPEDYPITVHVLKKMWIAEGFVPNIRGYTQEEVAYRYVEELAQRCMIQIEERSKNIGWIKKIKVHDVLREWGIGQARKEGFLKVCSSGTDVETYYADEQRCYRVAFHGYFDNEVGKSVLNLRSVLAFNPDGKRLFSFNGLHLLRVLHFCSSLKTCTLPEEINKLVHLRYLGLEGSTVFMFPSYMKGLRNLQILEASTATVKALPSSLWSIAALKHVHVYQVLHWKAQEIRTKRSLQTLYVFSIMQCDALTWKRTIRSLQKMSQHVSWCLGIASTKRVKEKETQEHEEYNLDIRVDALESKVDGLELSGCFKEHHVLNDVLPHHNLFPNFLLQLKISCPNILNDDPMPILERLPRLEVLEIVNSSYTGKSITCSSEGFLALRSLVLMDLGLEEWNLQQGSMAFLAVLTLKCTMLRSISNVLHQLDDLVELRLICMPQLSVDDHEAARGRGCRVMISVDEEQNSDN; encoded by the coding sequence ATGACAGCATCAGTAGTTTCCTCAGTTTTGCAGAGACTTGGTGACCTTGTCATCCAAGAAGCTACCTTTTTAAGTGATGTTCCTCGACAAGTATCATCGATGAAAGCAGAACTGAGCCAGATGCAATGCTTCTTAAATGTTGTGGATGCCAAATGTTTGGAAGGAAACAGCATGATGAAAAATCTGGCCAGTAATATTCAAGACGTGGCATACCGGGTGGAAGAGGTTATTGACAATGCTCATTTCATTTTTAGGAGGAGAAATACTTCTGTATCAAAATATACTCACATCTTTGGTGATTCCATTGATCTCCGTGAGGTTGGCAAAAACATACAAGTTATAAGAAAGGAAATTAGTGAGATTTTTGAACGGTACAACAGATACAACGCAGTTAATTCTAGCACTTCAACGGAAGCACAGCCCATTTTTAGGGAGGATGAGGATTTCTATGCACAAAGGCTTGTGCTGCCGGGTTTGGATCAAGGAATGGATATAGTTGGATTCGATCATGAAATTGCACAAATTAAGAGTTACTTGCTTGACCAAAATAACATGAATCTAACTGTTATATCGATTGTTGGTCAGGCAGGGGCTGGGAAGTCCACACTTGCAAAACTAGCTTATAGTTCAGTCATAACTGAAGGTTATTTTCACAAATATGGTTGGGTATCCATTTCTCCAAAATATTCTGCCCTTGAAGTATTAAGAGATCTCGTGCGACAGATAAGGGGCACTGGGAAGATAAGCGAGCGAAAGAGTATGCATTTAAATTTCTATGGTGAGACAGAGGTTTCAAAACTTCTTTTTGATTTTCTGAAGGAAGAGCGCTACCTTATTGTTTTGGATGACATCTGGACAACAGATACCTGGGACAAGATCAAATCAGTATTTCCTGACAAAGGAAATGGAAGTAGAATAATTCTGACTACCCGTGATATGGAAGTTGGACAACATCCTAAAACTAAACTGCAAATTCATACCCCTGACCTATTAGACGAAGACAAGAGCTGGGAACTTTTCCAGAAGAAGGCATTTCCACATGATGTGCAATTCACAGAACTTGAGGTGGTGGGGAAAAAACTCTCCAAGAAATGCAATGGCTTGCCACTTGCTCTAGTGGTTTTAGGATGCTTCCTTTCACGAAACCACAATATTCATACATGGGAGAAAATGGTTGCTAGTGTAGACTGGGAAATCATGAAAAAGGAGGGCGATGTTGGACGTATATTAGCTCTAAGTTATCACAATATGTCAAATAACCTTAAAGCTTGCTTCCTTTATACTGCATCCTTTCCCGAGGACTACCCTATCACAGTTCATGTTCTTAAAAAGATGTGGATTGCTGAgggatttgtcccaaatataAGAGGATATACACAAGAAGAAGTTGCCTACAGATATGTAGAAGAGCTGGCACAGAGATGTATGATCCAAATTGAAGAAAGAAGTAAAAACATTGGGtggataaagaaaataaaagttcATGATGTGTTGCGTGAGTGGGGAATTGGACAAGCCAGGAAGGAAGGTTTCTTGAAAGTTTGCTCAAGCGGCACAGATGTGGAGACTTATTATGCAGATGAACAGAGGTGTTACCGTGTAGCATTTCATGGTTACTTCGATAATGAAGTGGGAAAATCAGTTCTGAATCTCCGTTCTGTGCTGGCCTTCAACCCTGATGGCAAACGTCTGTTTTCTTTCAATGGGTTGCATTTGTTGAGGGTGCTTCATTTTTGCAGCTCCTTAAAGACATGTACCTTGCctgaagaaataaacaaattgGTACATCTGAGATACCTGGGTTTGGAAGGTAGTACTGTTTTCATGTTCCCTTCTTATATGAAAGGTCTTAGAAACTTGCAAATTCTTGAAGCAAGTACAGCTACTGTCAAGGCACTTCCAAGTTCCCTCTGGAGCATCGCAGCACTAAAGCATGTTCATGTCTACCAAGTACTGCATTGGAAAGCCCAGGAGATTAGAACGAAACGAAGCTTGCAGACTCTTTATGTATTTTCCATAATGCAGTGTGATGCTCTGACGTGGAAAAGAACAATCAGGTCTCTGCAAAAAATGAGCCAACATGTTTCCTGGTGCTTAGGGATAGCCTCTACTAAACGCGTGAAGGAAAAAGAGACCCAAGAACATgaagaatacaatttagataTAAGGGTAGATGCCTTAGAATCCAAAGTTGATGGTTTAGAATTGTCTGGATGTTTTAAAGAGCATCACGTTCTGAATGATGTGCTTCCACATCATAATCTATTCCCAAACTTTCTATTGCAGCTCAAGATATCTTGTCCCAATATACTAAATGATGATCCAATGCCAATTCTGGAGAGACTTCCACGTCTTGAAGTGCTTGAAATTGTTAACTCATCATACACAGGAAAGAGCATAACGTGTTCTTCTGAGGGATTCCTTGCATTACGCAGTTTGGTACTTATGGATCTTGGTTTGGAGGAGTGGAATTTGCAGCAGGgatcaatggcatttcttgccGTTTTGACTCTCAAGTGTACCATGCTAAGGAGCATCTCAAATGTACTTCACCAGCTGGATGATTTGGTAGAGCTTCGCTTGATTTGCATGCCTCAGCTCTCTGTTGATGATCATGAGGCAGCTAGGGGGAGGGGATGCCGTGTCATGATCTCAGTTGACGAGGAACAAAATTCTGATAACTGA
- the LOC127753413 gene encoding uncharacterized protein LOC127753413 has translation MAGNGKRKARSRPAMDATAELDDRLLAVILLRLPSAAALARAATVCRRWRRVASSPAFLRLFRRLHHHAPPLLGFFVCNNGFAVSRKVGGELVGEVVDPAFIPTFHPVPREFEGAISRCGHFSLASLPDVDRWALADTRDGLLLLCSTFSDRMSIPRNFVVANPVSGRSVLVRDARFYRLDAESAYLGAALRIDDDNDGGAGGVLCFEIIVVTYFMPGPRLCVFSSRSGAWTVHPYSDAGTAIMPMLGAFSDEMHANGSVYWLIDDDDDDDDNPYLLALDARTKQFSNIKLPRAMRTRYRGNMCVMRSDDGELRVVAFAAAALDFWHLDKSRSSRGRWVQESRLDLARAHGAPLFFADADGYPTRIMDAGEGFVFFKHYGSGWVFALSLETMVFIDLPHRRFYSGPALPYRMALHPPLPALAD, from the coding sequence ATGGCCGGGAACGGGAAGAGGAAAGCGCGGTCGCGTCCCGCCATGGACGCCACGGCGGAGCTCGacgaccgcctcctcgccgtgatccttctccgcctcccctccgcggccgccctcgcgcgcgccgccaccgtctgccgccgctggcgccgTGTCGCGTCGTCCCCGGCCTTCCTCCGCCTGTTCCGCCGGCTCCATCACCACGCGCCCCCGCTCCTCGGCTTCTTCGTCTGCAACAACGGCTTCGCCGTCTCGAGGAAGGTCGgtggcgagctcgtcggcgaggtGGTCGACCCCGCCTTCATCCCGACCTTCCACCCCGTGCCAAGGGAATTCGAAGGCGCCATCAGCCGCTGCGGCCACTtctccctcgcctccctccccgaCGTCGACCGGTGGGCGCTCGCCGACACCcgcgacggcctcctcctcctctgctccaCCTTCAGCGACCGCATGAGCATCCCGCGCAACTTCGTCGTCGCCAACCCCGTGTCCGGCCGCTCCGTCCTCGTGCGCGACGCCCGCTTCTACCGGCTCGACGCGGAGAGCGCGTACCTCGGCGCCGCGCTGCGcatcgacgacgacaacgacggcggcgccggcggcgtcctctGCTTCGAGATCATCGTCGTCACCTACTTCATGCCTGGGCCGCGCCTCTGCGTCTTCTCGTCGCGCTCCGGCGCGTGGACCGTGCACCCCTACTCCGACGCCGGCACCGCCATCATGCCCATGCTCGGCGCCTTCAGCGACGAAATGCACGCCAACGGGAGCGTCTACTGGctgatcgacgacgacgacgacgacgacgacaacccgTACCTCCTGGCGCTCGACGCCCGCACCAAGCAGTTCTCCAACATCAAACTGCCGCGCGCCATGCGAACGCGCTACCGCGGGAACATGTGCGTCATGAgatccgacgacggcgagctccgcgtcgtggcgttcgcggcggcggcgctcgactTCTGGCATCTTGAcaagagcaggagcagcagaggCCGGTGGGTGCAGGAGTCGCGGCTGGATCTGGCGCGCGCCCACGGCGCGCCGCTGTTCTTCGCGGACGCTGACGGCTACCCGACGAGGATCATGGACGCCGGCGAGGGCTTCGTCTTCTTCAAGCACTACGGCTCTGGATGGGTGTTCGCGCTCAGCCTCGAGACCATGGTGTTCATCGATCTGCCGCACAGGAGGTTCTACTCTGGGCCGGCACTTCCCTACAGGATGGCGCTGCATCCGCCATTGCCGGCTCTTGCTGATTGA
- the LOC127753285 gene encoding uncharacterized protein LOC127753285 — translation MGGKRKARAPPAADATAAAAAAAAAVLDYRLLAHILLRLPSPAALARAATVCRRWRLVASSPTFLRLFRQLHHPPPLLGLFICNNGSAVSRSIVDGELVGEVVDPTFLPRLTPRGFLGAVNRCIDFSLDSLPDDERWALADTHDGLLLLCTKFADRMDIPDNFAVCDPVSGRSVLLRVAPVTDSAYLGAALRTDDSDGGGVVCSFEFEVILVTYYNMWEPRLYVFSSRSGQWTVHAYIPMLPMLSAFSGDMHANGSVYWLIDDHGDGGAHLLALDARTKQFSNIKLLSSMRTRYDGNMRVIRSDDGELRVVAFAAAAARLEFWHLDKSRSSRGRWVLESRVELAHVDGVMELCVDADDDVTRIMDAGEGFVFLKHYGSEWVFALDLQAMVLFRLPHRRYYFGPALPYRMVLKPPLPALAG, via the coding sequence ATGGGCGGGAAGAGGAAAGCGCGGGCGCCTCCCGCCGcggacgccacggcggcggcggcggcggcggcggcggcggtgctggacTACCGCCTCCTCGCCCACATCCTGCTCCGCCTCCCGTCCCCGGCCGCCCTCGCTCGCGCCGCGACCGTCTGCCGCCGCTGGCGCCTTgtcgcgtcgtcgccgaccTTCCTCCGCCTCTTCCGCCAGCTCCACCACCCGCCCCCTCTCCTCGGCCTCTTCATCTGCAACAACGGGTCCGCCGTCTCGAGGTCGATTGTCGatggcgagctcgtcggcgaggtGGTCGATCCAACCTTCCTCCCGAGGCTCACGCCGAGGGGATTCCTCGGCGCCGTTAACCGCTGCATCGACTTCTCCCTCGACTCCCTCCCTGACGACGAACGCTGGGCGCTCGCGGACACCCAcgatggcctcctcctcctctgcaccAAGTTCGCCGACCGCATGGACATCCCGGACAACTTCGCCGTCTGCGACCCCGTGTCCGGCCGCTCTGTCCTCCTGCGTGTCGCCCCGGTCACCGACAGCGCGTACCTCGGCGCCGCTCTGCGCAccgacgacagcgacggcggcggcgtcgtctgcAGCTTCGAGTTCGAGGTCATCCTCGTGACGTACTACAACATGTGGGAGCCGCGTCTGTACGTCTTCTCGTCGCGCTCCGGCCAGTGGACCGTGCACGCCTACATCCCCATGTTGCCAATGCTCAGCGCCTTCAGCGGCGACATGCACGCCAACGGGAGCGTCTACTGGCTGATCGACGatcacggcgacggcggcgcgcaccTCCTGGCGCTCGACGCCCGCACCAAACAGTTCTCCAACATCAAACTGCTAAGCAGCATGCGGACGCGCTACGACGGGAACATGCGCGTCATCAggtccgacgacggcgagctccgcGTCGTGGCgttcgcggccgcggcggcgcggctcgaaTTCTGGCACCTCGAcaagagcaggagcagcagggGGCGGTGGGTGCTGGAGTCGCGGGTGGAGCTGGCGCACGTCGACGGTGTGATGGAGCTCTGTGTGGACGCCGATGACGACGTCACGAGGATCATGGACGCCGGCGAGGGCTTCGTCTTCCTCAAACACTATGGCTCTGAATGGGTGTTTGCTCTAGACCTCCAGGCCATGGTGTTGTTCAGGCTGCCTCACAGGAGATACTACTTTGGGCCGGCTCTTCCCTACAGGATGGTGCTGAAGCCGCCATTGCCGGCTCTTGCGGGTTGA